From one Papio anubis isolate 15944 chromosome 12, Panubis1.0, whole genome shotgun sequence genomic stretch:
- the SLC39A13 gene encoding zinc transporter ZIP13 isoform X4, which produces MPGCPCPGCGMAGPRLLFLTALALELLGRAGGSQPALRSRGTATACRLDNKESESWGALLSGERLDTWICSLLGSLMVGLSGVFPLLVIPLEMGTMLRSEAGAWRLKQLLSFALGGLLGNVFLHLLPEAWAYTCSAGPGGEGQSLQQQQQLGLWVIAGILTFLALEKMFLDSKAERTSQVSGYLNLLANTIDNFTHGLAVAASFLVSKKIGLLTTMAILLHEIPHEVGDFAILLRAGFDRWSAAKLQLSTALGGLLGAGFAICTQSPKGVEETAAWVLPFTSGGFLYIALVNVLPDLLEEEDPWRSLQQLLLLCAGIVVMVLFSIFVD; this is translated from the exons ATGCCTGGATGTCCCTGCCCTGGCTGTGGCATGGCGGGCCCAAGGCTCCTCTTCCTCACCGCCCTTGCCCTGGAGCTCTTGGGAAGGGCTGGGGGTTCCCAGCCGGCCCTCCGGAGCCGGGGGACTGCGACGGCCTGCCGCCTGGACAACAAGGAAAGCGAGTCCTGGGGGGCTCTGCTGAGCGGAGAGCGGCTGGACACCTGGATCTGCTCCCTCCTGGGTTCCCTCATGGTGGGGCTCAGTGGGGTCTTCCCGTTGCTCGTCATTCCCCTAGAGATGGGGACCATGCTGCGCTCAGAAG CTGGGGCCTGGCGCCTGAAGCAGCTGCTCAGCTTCGCCCTGGGGGGACTCTTGGGCAATGTGTTTCTGCACCTGCTGCCCGAAGCCTGGGCCTACACGTGCAGCGCCGGCCCTG GTGGTGAGGGGCAgagcctgcagcagcagcagcagctggggctATGGGTCATTGCTGGCATCCTGACCTTCCTGGCGTTGGAGAAGATGTTCCTGGACAGCAAGGCGGAGAGGACCAGCCAG GTCAGCGGCTACCTCAACCTGCTGGCCAACACCATCGACAACTTCACCCATGGGCTGGCTGTGGCTGCCAGCTTCCTTGTGAGCAAGAAG ATCGGGCTCCTGACAACCATGGCCATCCTCCTGCACGAGATCCCCCATGAG GTGGGCGACTTTGCCATCCTGCTCCGGGCTGGCTTTGACCGATGGAGCGCAGCCAAGCTGCAACTCTCGACAGCGCTGGGGGGCCTGCTGGGCGCCGGCTTTGCCATCTGTACCCAGTCCCCCAAGGGAGTAG AGGAGACGGCAGCCTGGGTCCTGCCCTTCACCTCTGGAGGCTTTCTCTACATCGCCTTGGTGAACGTGCTCCCTGACCTCTTGGAAGAAGAGGACCCGTG GCGCTCCCTGCAGCAGCTGCTTCTGCTCTGTGCGGGCATTGTGGTGATGGTGCTGTTCTCGATCTTCGTGGATTAA
- the SLC39A13 gene encoding zinc transporter ZIP13 isoform X3: MPGCPCPGCGMAGPRLLFLTALALELLGRAGGSQPALRSRGTATACRLDNKESESWGALLSGERLDTWICSLLGSLMVGLSGVFPLLVIPLEMGTMLRSEAGAWRLKQLLSFALGGLLGNVFLHLLPEAWAYTCSAGPGGEGQSLQQQQQLGLWVIAGILTFLALEKMFLDSKAERTSQVSGYLNLLANTIDNFTHGLAVAASFLVSKKIGLLTTMAILLHEIPHEVGDFAILLRAGFDRWSAAKLQLSTALGGLLGAGFAICTQSPKGVGPGGRENMRCPGCPVGCSPAAEETAAWVLPFTSGGFLYIALVNVLPDLLEEEDPWRSLQQLLLLCAGIVVMVLFSIFVD; encoded by the exons ATGCCTGGATGTCCCTGCCCTGGCTGTGGCATGGCGGGCCCAAGGCTCCTCTTCCTCACCGCCCTTGCCCTGGAGCTCTTGGGAAGGGCTGGGGGTTCCCAGCCGGCCCTCCGGAGCCGGGGGACTGCGACGGCCTGCCGCCTGGACAACAAGGAAAGCGAGTCCTGGGGGGCTCTGCTGAGCGGAGAGCGGCTGGACACCTGGATCTGCTCCCTCCTGGGTTCCCTCATGGTGGGGCTCAGTGGGGTCTTCCCGTTGCTCGTCATTCCCCTAGAGATGGGGACCATGCTGCGCTCAGAAG CTGGGGCCTGGCGCCTGAAGCAGCTGCTCAGCTTCGCCCTGGGGGGACTCTTGGGCAATGTGTTTCTGCACCTGCTGCCCGAAGCCTGGGCCTACACGTGCAGCGCCGGCCCTG GTGGTGAGGGGCAgagcctgcagcagcagcagcagctggggctATGGGTCATTGCTGGCATCCTGACCTTCCTGGCGTTGGAGAAGATGTTCCTGGACAGCAAGGCGGAGAGGACCAGCCAG GTCAGCGGCTACCTCAACCTGCTGGCCAACACCATCGACAACTTCACCCATGGGCTGGCTGTGGCTGCCAGCTTCCTTGTGAGCAAGAAG ATCGGGCTCCTGACAACCATGGCCATCCTCCTGCACGAGATCCCCCATGAG GTGGGCGACTTTGCCATCCTGCTCCGGGCTGGCTTTGACCGATGGAGCGCAGCCAAGCTGCAACTCTCGACAGCGCTGGGGGGCCTGCTGGGCGCCGGCTTTGCCATCTGTACCCAGTCCCCCAAGGGAGTAG GCCCGGGAGGCAGGGAGAATATGCGGTGCCCTGGGTGCCCAGTCGGGTGTTCTCCCGCTGCAGAGGAGACGGCAGCCTGGGTCCTGCCCTTCACCTCTGGAGGCTTTCTCTACATCGCCTTGGTGAACGTGCTCCCTGACCTCTTGGAAGAAGAGGACCCGTG GCGCTCCCTGCAGCAGCTGCTTCTGCTCTGTGCGGGCATTGTGGTGATGGTGCTGTTCTCGATCTTCGTGGATTAA
- the SLC39A13 gene encoding zinc transporter ZIP13 isoform X5, producing MPGCPCPGCGMAGPRLLFLTALALELLGRAGGSQPALRSRGTATACRLDNKESESWGALLSGERLDTWICSLLGSLMVGLSGVFPLLVIPLEMGTMLRSEAGAWRLKQLLSFALGGLLGNVFLHLLPEAWAYTCSAGPGGEGQSLQQQQQLGLWVIAGILTFLALEKMFLDSKAERTSQAPNKDPTAAAAALNGGHCLAQPAAEPGLGAVVRSIKVSGYLNLLANTIDNFTHGLAVAASFLVSKKIGLLTTMAILLHEIPHEVGDFAILLRAGFDRWSAAKLQLSTALGGLLGAGFAICTQSPKGRRRQPGSCPSPLEAFSTSPW from the exons ATGCCTGGATGTCCCTGCCCTGGCTGTGGCATGGCGGGCCCAAGGCTCCTCTTCCTCACCGCCCTTGCCCTGGAGCTCTTGGGAAGGGCTGGGGGTTCCCAGCCGGCCCTCCGGAGCCGGGGGACTGCGACGGCCTGCCGCCTGGACAACAAGGAAAGCGAGTCCTGGGGGGCTCTGCTGAGCGGAGAGCGGCTGGACACCTGGATCTGCTCCCTCCTGGGTTCCCTCATGGTGGGGCTCAGTGGGGTCTTCCCGTTGCTCGTCATTCCCCTAGAGATGGGGACCATGCTGCGCTCAGAAG CTGGGGCCTGGCGCCTGAAGCAGCTGCTCAGCTTCGCCCTGGGGGGACTCTTGGGCAATGTGTTTCTGCACCTGCTGCCCGAAGCCTGGGCCTACACGTGCAGCGCCGGCCCTG GTGGTGAGGGGCAgagcctgcagcagcagcagcagctggggctATGGGTCATTGCTGGCATCCTGACCTTCCTGGCGTTGGAGAAGATGTTCCTGGACAGCAAGGCGGAGAGGACCAGCCAG GCCCCCAACAAAGACCCCACTGCTGCTGCCGCTGCGCTCAATGGAGGCCACTGTCTGGCCCAGCCGGCCGCAGAGCCCGGCCTCGGTGCCGTGGTCCGGAGCATCAAA GTCAGCGGCTACCTCAACCTGCTGGCCAACACCATCGACAACTTCACCCATGGGCTGGCTGTGGCTGCCAGCTTCCTTGTGAGCAAGAAG ATCGGGCTCCTGACAACCATGGCCATCCTCCTGCACGAGATCCCCCATGAG GTGGGCGACTTTGCCATCCTGCTCCGGGCTGGCTTTGACCGATGGAGCGCAGCCAAGCTGCAACTCTCGACAGCGCTGGGGGGCCTGCTGGGCGCCGGCTTTGCCATCTGTACCCAGTCCCCCAAGGGA AGGAGACGGCAGCCTGGGTCCTGCCCTTCACCTCTGGAGGCTTTCTCTACATCGCCTTGGTGA
- the SLC39A13 gene encoding zinc transporter ZIP13 isoform X1, with protein sequence MPGCPCPGCGMAGPRLLFLTALALELLGRAGGSQPALRSRGTATACRLDNKESESWGALLSGERLDTWICSLLGSLMVGLSGVFPLLVIPLEMGTMLRSEAGAWRLKQLLSFALGGLLGNVFLHLLPEAWAYTCSAGPGGEGQSLQQQQQLGLWVIAGILTFLALEKMFLDSKAERTSQAPNKDPTAAAAALNGGHCLAQPAAEPGLGAVVRSIKVSGYLNLLANTIDNFTHGLAVAASFLVSKKIGLLTTMAILLHEIPHEVGDFAILLRAGFDRWSAAKLQLSTALGGLLGAGFAICTQSPKGVGPGGRENMRCPGCPVGCSPAAEETAAWVLPFTSGGFLYIALVNVLPDLLEEEDPWRSLQQLLLLCAGIVVMVLFSIFVD encoded by the exons ATGCCTGGATGTCCCTGCCCTGGCTGTGGCATGGCGGGCCCAAGGCTCCTCTTCCTCACCGCCCTTGCCCTGGAGCTCTTGGGAAGGGCTGGGGGTTCCCAGCCGGCCCTCCGGAGCCGGGGGACTGCGACGGCCTGCCGCCTGGACAACAAGGAAAGCGAGTCCTGGGGGGCTCTGCTGAGCGGAGAGCGGCTGGACACCTGGATCTGCTCCCTCCTGGGTTCCCTCATGGTGGGGCTCAGTGGGGTCTTCCCGTTGCTCGTCATTCCCCTAGAGATGGGGACCATGCTGCGCTCAGAAG CTGGGGCCTGGCGCCTGAAGCAGCTGCTCAGCTTCGCCCTGGGGGGACTCTTGGGCAATGTGTTTCTGCACCTGCTGCCCGAAGCCTGGGCCTACACGTGCAGCGCCGGCCCTG GTGGTGAGGGGCAgagcctgcagcagcagcagcagctggggctATGGGTCATTGCTGGCATCCTGACCTTCCTGGCGTTGGAGAAGATGTTCCTGGACAGCAAGGCGGAGAGGACCAGCCAG GCCCCCAACAAAGACCCCACTGCTGCTGCCGCTGCGCTCAATGGAGGCCACTGTCTGGCCCAGCCGGCCGCAGAGCCCGGCCTCGGTGCCGTGGTCCGGAGCATCAAA GTCAGCGGCTACCTCAACCTGCTGGCCAACACCATCGACAACTTCACCCATGGGCTGGCTGTGGCTGCCAGCTTCCTTGTGAGCAAGAAG ATCGGGCTCCTGACAACCATGGCCATCCTCCTGCACGAGATCCCCCATGAG GTGGGCGACTTTGCCATCCTGCTCCGGGCTGGCTTTGACCGATGGAGCGCAGCCAAGCTGCAACTCTCGACAGCGCTGGGGGGCCTGCTGGGCGCCGGCTTTGCCATCTGTACCCAGTCCCCCAAGGGAGTAG GCCCGGGAGGCAGGGAGAATATGCGGTGCCCTGGGTGCCCAGTCGGGTGTTCTCCCGCTGCAGAGGAGACGGCAGCCTGGGTCCTGCCCTTCACCTCTGGAGGCTTTCTCTACATCGCCTTGGTGAACGTGCTCCCTGACCTCTTGGAAGAAGAGGACCCGTG GCGCTCCCTGCAGCAGCTGCTTCTGCTCTGTGCGGGCATTGTGGTGATGGTGCTGTTCTCGATCTTCGTGGATTAA
- the PSMC3 gene encoding 26S proteasome regulatory subunit 6A isoform X1 has protein sequence MSTEEIIQRTRLLDSEIKIMKSEVLRVTHELQAMKDKIKENSEKIKVNKTLPYLVSNVIELLDVDPNDQEEDGANIDLDSQRKGKCAVIKTSTRQTYFLPVIGLVDAEKLKPGDLVGVNKDSYLILETLPTEYDSRVKAMEVDERPTEQYSDIGGLDKQIQELVEAIVLPMNHKEKFENLGIQPPKGVLMYGPPGTGKTLLARACAAQTKATFLKLAGPQLVQMFIGDGAKLVRDAFALAKEKAPSIIFIDELDAIGTKRFDSEKAGDREVQRTMLELLNQLDGFQPNTQVKVIAATNRVDILDPALLRSGRLDRKIEFPMPNEEARARIMQIHSRKMNVSPDVNYEELARCTDDFNGAQCKAVCVEAGMIALRRGATELTHEDYMEGILEVQAKKKANLQYYA, from the exons ATGTCCACGGAGGAGATCATCCAGCGCACACGGCTGCTGGACAGTGAGATCAAG ATCATGAAGAGTGAAGTGTTGAGAGTCACCCATGAACTCCAAGCCATGAAGGACAAGATCAAAGAGAACAGTGAGAAAATCAAAGTGAACAAGACCCTGCCGTACCTTGTCTCCAACGTCATcgag CTCCTAGATGTTGATCCTAATGACCAAGAGGAGGATGGTGCCAATATTGACCTGGACTCCCAGAGGAAGGGCAAGTGTGCTGTGATCAAAACCTCTACACGACAG ACGTACTTCCTTCCTGTGATTGGGTTGGTGGATGCTGAAAAGCTAAAGCCAGGAGACCTGGTG GGTGTGAACAAAGACTCCTATCTGATCCTGGAGACGCTGCCCACAGAGTACGACTCGCGGGTGAAGGCCATGGAAGTGGACGAGAGGCCCACGGAGCAATACAGTGACATTGGGGGCTTGGACAAGCAGATCCAAGAG CTGGTGGAGGCCATTGTCTTGCCAATGAATCACAAGGAGAAGTTTGAGAACTTGGGGATCCAACCTCCTAAAGGGGTGCTGATGTATGGGCCTCCAGGGACAGGGAAGACCCTCCTGGCCCGGGCCTGTGCCGCACAGACTAAG GCCACCTTCCTAAAGCTGGCTGGCCCCCAGCTGGTGCAGATGTTCATTGGAGACGGTGCCAAGCTAGTCCGGGACGCCTTTGCCCTGGCCAAGGAGAAAGCGCCCTCTATCATCTTCATTGATGAGTTGGATGCCATCGGCACCAAGCG CTTTGACAGTGAGAAGGCTGGGGACCGGGAGGTGCAGAGGACAATGCTGGAGCTTCTGAACCAGCTGGATGGCTTCCAGCCCAACACCCAAGTTAAG GTAATTGCAGCCACAAACAGGGTGGACATTCTGGACCCCGCCCTGCTCCGCTCGGGGCGCCTGGACCGCAAGATCGAGTTCCCAATGCCCAACGAGGAGGCCCGAGCCAGAATCATGCAGATCCACTCCCGAAAGATGAACGTCAG TCCTGACGTGAACTATGAGGAGCTGGCCCGCTGCACAGATGACTTCAACGGGGCCCAGTGCAAGGCTGTGTGTGTGGAGGCG GGCATGATCGCACTGCGCAGGGGTGCCACGGAGCTCACCCACGAGGACTACATGGAAGGCATCCTGGAGGTGCAGGCCAAGAAGAAAGCCAACCTGCAGTACTACGCCTAG
- the PSMC3 gene encoding 26S proteasome regulatory subunit 6A isoform X2, translating into MNLPPNLESPVTRQEKMATVWDEAEQDGIGEEVLKMSTEEIIQRTRLLDSEIKIMKSEVLRVTHELQAMKDKIKENSEKIKVNKTLPYLVSNVIELLDVDPNDQEEDGANIDLDSQRKGKCAVIKTSTRQTYFLPVIGLVDAEKLKPGDLVGVNKDSYLILETLPTEYDSRVKAMEVDERPTEQYSDIGGLDKQIQELVEAIVLPMNHKEKFENLGIQPPKGVLMYGPPGTGKTLLARACAAQTKATFLKLAGPQLVQMFIGDGAKLVRDAFALAKEKAPSIIFIDELDAIGTKRFDSEKAGDREVQRTMLELLNQLDGFQPNTQVKVIAATNRVDILDPALLRSGRLDRKIEFPMPNEEARARIMQIHSRKMNVSPDVNYEELARCTDDFNGAQCKAVCVEAGMIALRRGATELTHEDYMEGILEVQAKKKANLQYYA; encoded by the exons ATGAATCTGCCGCCGAATCTCGAGAGTCCAGTGACTCGGCAGGAGAAGATGGCGACCGTGTGGgatgaggccgag cAAGATGGAATTGGGGAGGAGGTGCTCAAGATGTCCACGGAGGAGATCATCCAGCGCACACGGCTGCTGGACAGTGAGATCAAG ATCATGAAGAGTGAAGTGTTGAGAGTCACCCATGAACTCCAAGCCATGAAGGACAAGATCAAAGAGAACAGTGAGAAAATCAAAGTGAACAAGACCCTGCCGTACCTTGTCTCCAACGTCATcgag CTCCTAGATGTTGATCCTAATGACCAAGAGGAGGATGGTGCCAATATTGACCTGGACTCCCAGAGGAAGGGCAAGTGTGCTGTGATCAAAACCTCTACACGACAG ACGTACTTCCTTCCTGTGATTGGGTTGGTGGATGCTGAAAAGCTAAAGCCAGGAGACCTGGTG GGTGTGAACAAAGACTCCTATCTGATCCTGGAGACGCTGCCCACAGAGTACGACTCGCGGGTGAAGGCCATGGAAGTGGACGAGAGGCCCACGGAGCAATACAGTGACATTGGGGGCTTGGACAAGCAGATCCAAGAG CTGGTGGAGGCCATTGTCTTGCCAATGAATCACAAGGAGAAGTTTGAGAACTTGGGGATCCAACCTCCTAAAGGGGTGCTGATGTATGGGCCTCCAGGGACAGGGAAGACCCTCCTGGCCCGGGCCTGTGCCGCACAGACTAAG GCCACCTTCCTAAAGCTGGCTGGCCCCCAGCTGGTGCAGATGTTCATTGGAGACGGTGCCAAGCTAGTCCGGGACGCCTTTGCCCTGGCCAAGGAGAAAGCGCCCTCTATCATCTTCATTGATGAGTTGGATGCCATCGGCACCAAGCG CTTTGACAGTGAGAAGGCTGGGGACCGGGAGGTGCAGAGGACAATGCTGGAGCTTCTGAACCAGCTGGATGGCTTCCAGCCCAACACCCAAGTTAAG GTAATTGCAGCCACAAACAGGGTGGACATTCTGGACCCCGCCCTGCTCCGCTCGGGGCGCCTGGACCGCAAGATCGAGTTCCCAATGCCCAACGAGGAGGCCCGAGCCAGAATCATGCAGATCCACTCCCGAAAGATGAACGTCAG TCCTGACGTGAACTATGAGGAGCTGGCCCGCTGCACAGATGACTTCAACGGGGCCCAGTGCAAGGCTGTGTGTGTGGAGGCG GGCATGATCGCACTGCGCAGGGGTGCCACGGAGCTCACCCACGAGGACTACATGGAAGGCATCCTGGAGGTGCAGGCCAAGAAGAAAGCCAACCTGCAGTACTACGCCTAG
- the SLC39A13 gene encoding zinc transporter ZIP13 isoform X2, whose protein sequence is MPGCPCPGCGMAGPRLLFLTALALELLGRAGGSQPALRSRGTATACRLDNKESESWGALLSGERLDTWICSLLGSLMVGLSGVFPLLVIPLEMGTMLRSEAGAWRLKQLLSFALGGLLGNVFLHLLPEAWAYTCSAGPGGEGQSLQQQQQLGLWVIAGILTFLALEKMFLDSKAERTSQAPNKDPTAAAAALNGGHCLAQPAAEPGLGAVVRSIKVSGYLNLLANTIDNFTHGLAVAASFLVSKKIGLLTTMAILLHEIPHEVGDFAILLRAGFDRWSAAKLQLSTALGGLLGAGFAICTQSPKGVEETAAWVLPFTSGGFLYIALVNVLPDLLEEEDPWRSLQQLLLLCAGIVVMVLFSIFVD, encoded by the exons ATGCCTGGATGTCCCTGCCCTGGCTGTGGCATGGCGGGCCCAAGGCTCCTCTTCCTCACCGCCCTTGCCCTGGAGCTCTTGGGAAGGGCTGGGGGTTCCCAGCCGGCCCTCCGGAGCCGGGGGACTGCGACGGCCTGCCGCCTGGACAACAAGGAAAGCGAGTCCTGGGGGGCTCTGCTGAGCGGAGAGCGGCTGGACACCTGGATCTGCTCCCTCCTGGGTTCCCTCATGGTGGGGCTCAGTGGGGTCTTCCCGTTGCTCGTCATTCCCCTAGAGATGGGGACCATGCTGCGCTCAGAAG CTGGGGCCTGGCGCCTGAAGCAGCTGCTCAGCTTCGCCCTGGGGGGACTCTTGGGCAATGTGTTTCTGCACCTGCTGCCCGAAGCCTGGGCCTACACGTGCAGCGCCGGCCCTG GTGGTGAGGGGCAgagcctgcagcagcagcagcagctggggctATGGGTCATTGCTGGCATCCTGACCTTCCTGGCGTTGGAGAAGATGTTCCTGGACAGCAAGGCGGAGAGGACCAGCCAG GCCCCCAACAAAGACCCCACTGCTGCTGCCGCTGCGCTCAATGGAGGCCACTGTCTGGCCCAGCCGGCCGCAGAGCCCGGCCTCGGTGCCGTGGTCCGGAGCATCAAA GTCAGCGGCTACCTCAACCTGCTGGCCAACACCATCGACAACTTCACCCATGGGCTGGCTGTGGCTGCCAGCTTCCTTGTGAGCAAGAAG ATCGGGCTCCTGACAACCATGGCCATCCTCCTGCACGAGATCCCCCATGAG GTGGGCGACTTTGCCATCCTGCTCCGGGCTGGCTTTGACCGATGGAGCGCAGCCAAGCTGCAACTCTCGACAGCGCTGGGGGGCCTGCTGGGCGCCGGCTTTGCCATCTGTACCCAGTCCCCCAAGGGAGTAG AGGAGACGGCAGCCTGGGTCCTGCCCTTCACCTCTGGAGGCTTTCTCTACATCGCCTTGGTGAACGTGCTCCCTGACCTCTTGGAAGAAGAGGACCCGTG GCGCTCCCTGCAGCAGCTGCTTCTGCTCTGTGCGGGCATTGTGGTGATGGTGCTGTTCTCGATCTTCGTGGATTAA